A single window of Syntrophus aciditrophicus SB DNA harbors:
- a CDS encoding aspartate aminotransferase family protein, giving the protein MREDLVTRTQRLLAPSLVIHSDIVVKRGHGVYLESVDGKRYLDFTSGLAVANVGHSHPKIVEAIKKQAEELVHAGCMFYYEPLAEYPERLKEVTPPGLDRFFFSNSGAEAIEGALKLARYFTGRQGILAFSGAFHGRTYGALSLTASNAKYRNRYAPLLPSVYHAPYPYCYRCDIGREPETCSLECFGHVETLLNRLIAPEEIACAVIEPMLGEGGYVVPPARYLKKLRKLCDREGILLIFDEVQSGMGRTGRWFASEHFGIVPDIMTLAKGIANGMPLSAVVSSGRIMDGWAPGTHGTTFGGNPVSLCAAAATLRVIEEERLLENAAVVGSKALERLESMKDRHPVIGDVRGRGLMIGVEFVREGKEPDRATVEKIMKTCLDRGLLLVECGGDKNILRLIPPLVITREEMDHGLDILEEAIVKSA; this is encoded by the coding sequence ATGAGAGAAGATCTGGTCACGCGGACGCAGAGGCTGCTGGCGCCCTCCCTGGTTATCCACTCCGACATCGTCGTCAAAAGGGGCCATGGGGTTTATCTTGAGTCGGTCGACGGCAAACGGTATCTTGACTTTACCTCCGGTCTTGCCGTTGCCAATGTGGGGCACAGTCATCCGAAAATCGTGGAGGCCATCAAAAAACAGGCGGAGGAACTGGTGCATGCCGGGTGCATGTTCTATTACGAGCCCCTTGCCGAATATCCGGAGAGACTCAAGGAGGTGACGCCGCCGGGACTTGACCGGTTTTTTTTCAGCAATTCCGGAGCGGAGGCCATCGAGGGGGCTCTCAAACTCGCTCGGTATTTCACGGGTCGGCAGGGCATTCTGGCCTTTTCCGGGGCCTTCCATGGAAGGACGTACGGAGCGCTGTCCCTGACGGCATCGAACGCGAAATACCGGAACCGGTACGCCCCTTTACTTCCTTCCGTATATCACGCTCCTTACCCGTACTGCTACCGCTGTGACATTGGCCGGGAACCGGAAACGTGCAGCCTGGAATGTTTCGGTCATGTGGAAACCCTGCTGAATCGGCTGATTGCTCCGGAAGAGATCGCCTGCGCCGTCATCGAACCGATGCTCGGAGAAGGGGGATACGTAGTGCCGCCGGCCCGGTATCTGAAAAAACTCAGGAAACTCTGCGACCGGGAGGGAATCCTCCTCATTTTTGACGAGGTTCAGTCGGGAATGGGCCGGACGGGGAGATGGTTCGCGTCGGAACACTTCGGGATTGTTCCCGATATCATGACCCTGGCCAAGGGGATCGCGAACGGCATGCCCCTGAGCGCCGTCGTGTCATCGGGCAGGATCATGGATGGCTGGGCGCCGGGAACGCATGGCACGACATTCGGCGGCAATCCGGTCTCTCTCTGTGCGGCAGCGGCGACCCTCAGGGTCATCGAAGAGGAGAGACTCCTGGAGAATGCAGCCGTCGTGGGCAGTAAAGCCCTGGAACGGCTGGAGTCCATGAAGGATCGGCATCCCGTAATCGGCGACGTGCGGGGACGGGGACTGATGATCGGGGTGGAGTTTGTCCGGGAAGGGAAGGAGCCGGACCGGGCGACTGTGGAGAAAATCATGAAGACCTGCCTTGATCGCGGCCTTCTCCTTGTTGAGTGTGGAGGGGACAAGAACATTCTCCGGCTGATTCCGCCGCTTGTCATCACGAGGGAGGAAATGGACCACGGGCTGGACATTCTTGAGGAGGCGATCGTGAAATCAGCATGA
- a CDS encoding MFS transporter, with protein MRRFNFKILLLLSLGHLVTDIYQGALPVILPFLKESLSLSYTLTGVILMTANFTSSLIQPLLGFLSDKQDKPLLLPLGCFCSGLGLSLLAIPSSYIVVLGLVVISGLGVASYHPEGYKTAYYFTGEKRATGMAIFSVGGNLGFALGPLIAIFVVKYFGLSSLPLIMLPSLLFPVILFFYWDKITSGRVDKKPAQETPHKIAGTTYLSLLILVGIVMMRSWIQMGLMSYIPFYYIDYLQGDPLHAGALVSVFLMGGVFGTLGGSPLADRWGHQRYLTLSMLLASIVLPLIFVARGIFLFAVLGLLGMILISTFTVTVVMAQRLLPRNLGIASGLMVGFAIGAGGFCVTLLGVIADSFGVPFALKSIAILPFIGFLLSLSLKYQRTPDRI; from the coding sequence ATGCGAAGATTTAACTTCAAGATTCTCCTTCTTCTTTCTCTGGGCCATCTGGTAACGGATATCTATCAAGGGGCGCTGCCTGTTATACTGCCGTTCCTTAAAGAGAGCCTTTCCCTCTCCTACACCCTGACCGGCGTCATCCTGATGACGGCCAATTTCACCTCTTCCCTGATTCAGCCTCTGCTCGGCTTTCTATCGGACAAACAGGACAAACCTCTCCTCCTGCCCCTGGGATGTTTCTGCTCCGGGCTCGGTTTATCCCTCCTGGCCATACCGTCAAGCTACATTGTCGTGCTCGGGCTGGTCGTTATCAGCGGACTCGGGGTTGCCTCCTATCATCCGGAAGGATATAAGACCGCCTATTATTTTACAGGGGAAAAACGGGCTACAGGAATGGCCATATTTTCAGTGGGCGGAAATCTGGGATTCGCCCTGGGACCCCTGATCGCGATTTTCGTTGTTAAATATTTCGGTCTTTCCTCACTGCCTTTAATCATGCTGCCTTCCCTGCTGTTCCCGGTAATCCTCTTTTTTTACTGGGATAAAATTACCTCAGGCAGGGTCGACAAAAAGCCCGCTCAGGAAACTCCTCATAAAATAGCCGGAACAACGTACTTATCCCTATTGATCCTCGTCGGCATCGTGATGATGCGCTCGTGGATTCAAATGGGGCTGATGAGTTACATTCCCTTTTATTACATAGACTATCTCCAGGGGGATCCCCTTCATGCCGGGGCGCTCGTGTCCGTCTTTCTGATGGGCGGGGTTTTCGGCACACTGGGCGGCTCACCCCTGGCCGACCGCTGGGGACACCAGCGCTACCTGACCCTTTCCATGCTCCTGGCCTCCATCGTACTGCCCCTTATTTTCGTTGCCCGGGGCATTTTCCTGTTCGCCGTTCTCGGCCTTCTCGGCATGATCCTCATCTCCACCTTCACGGTCACCGTCGTCATGGCCCAACGTCTGCTGCCCCGCAATCTCGGGATTGCCTCCGGGCTGATGGTCGGCTTCGCCATTGGAGCGGGCGGCTTCTGTGTCACGCTGCTCGGAGTGATCGCCGATTCCTTCGGGGTGCCCTTCGCTCTGAAATCCATAGCGATTCTTCCTTTCATCGGGTTTCTTCTCAGCTTGTCTCTAAAATATCAAAGGACTCCCGACAGAATATGA
- a CDS encoding HPP family protein has translation MRRSLNKMAEEFRIYWRHYILQSLFATLAVFIVLYLLTLQHAIIIASIGATAFIVFTMPDNITAQAWNVIGGHVVGLSCGFLFSLIPHPTLIPSLLVYSLAVGTSIFTMVVTDTEHPPAAGTALGVAITGISLHVFCAVTLSIILFSVIHRFFKPYLRDLT, from the coding sequence ATGAGACGATCTTTGAATAAGATGGCCGAAGAGTTCAGAATCTATTGGAGGCACTACATATTGCAGAGCCTCTTTGCCACGCTGGCTGTGTTTATCGTCCTTTATTTGCTTACTCTGCAACACGCCATCATCATCGCTTCGATCGGCGCCACGGCTTTCATTGTTTTCACGATGCCGGACAATATAACCGCCCAGGCATGGAACGTGATCGGTGGACATGTCGTGGGACTGTCCTGCGGATTTCTGTTTTCCCTGATTCCCCACCCCACGCTGATTCCTTCGCTTCTGGTCTATTCTCTCGCCGTCGGGACTTCGATCTTCACCATGGTTGTCACGGATACGGAGCATCCGCCGGCAGCCGGCACCGCTCTCGGAGTCGCCATAACCGGCATTTCCCTGCACGTATTTTGCGCGGTTACCCTGAGCATCATCCTGTTTTCAGTCATTCATCGATTCTTCAAACCTTATTTAAGAGATCTGACCTGA
- a CDS encoding cyclic 2,3-diphosphoglycerate synthase, which translates to MKKQRLIIMGAAGRDFHNFNMTCRDNADFEVVAFTATQIPNIGGRLYPPELAGPLYPEGIPIRPEEELANLIQEFHVDQVVFAYSDVSHEHVMHKASLCLALGADFVLLGPERTMLDSSRPVISVCSVRTGAGKSGVTRYIARLLKELGKRPVVLRHPMPYLDLREGRLQRFGSMADARACHCTIEELEEFEPLVNAGIVVYAGVDYGEIVRKAEEEADILLWDGGNNDLPFLRPNLEIVVFDPHRAGHELSFYPGEANLIRADIAVINKVDTATAEAVEAVEENIRQLNPTAKIVFTASPVFLDNAESLRGRRVLVVEDGPTLTHGGMSYGAGVIAARNAGAAEFADPRPYAKGSLRVTFQEYPHLETVLPAMGYSERQMEELKETIEATPCDVVVIATPADLQWRLALRKPAVRVTYEIEETEEKRLKHAIEEFVGHGK; encoded by the coding sequence ATGAAGAAACAACGATTGATCATCATGGGCGCTGCCGGAAGGGACTTTCACAATTTCAACATGACCTGCCGGGACAATGCTGATTTTGAGGTCGTTGCCTTCACTGCAACCCAGATTCCCAATATCGGCGGAAGGCTTTATCCTCCGGAACTGGCCGGCCCTCTTTATCCCGAGGGCATCCCTATAAGGCCGGAAGAGGAACTGGCGAATCTCATCCAGGAATTTCACGTCGACCAGGTTGTCTTTGCTTACAGCGACGTTTCCCACGAGCATGTCATGCACAAGGCTTCCCTGTGCCTTGCTTTGGGTGCGGATTTTGTCCTCCTCGGGCCGGAAAGGACCATGCTGGATTCGTCCCGGCCGGTGATCTCGGTCTGCTCCGTCCGGACGGGGGCGGGCAAAAGCGGGGTGACGCGCTATATCGCCCGCCTTCTCAAGGAACTGGGCAAAAGGCCGGTTGTCCTGCGGCATCCCATGCCCTATCTGGATCTGCGGGAAGGGAGGCTGCAACGGTTCGGCTCCATGGCGGACGCGCGGGCCTGCCATTGTACGATCGAGGAACTCGAGGAGTTCGAACCGCTGGTCAACGCCGGGATCGTCGTCTATGCGGGTGTCGATTACGGAGAGATCGTCCGGAAGGCCGAAGAAGAGGCCGATATCCTCTTATGGGACGGGGGAAACAACGACCTGCCGTTCCTGCGGCCGAACCTCGAAATCGTGGTTTTTGATCCCCATCGGGCCGGTCACGAACTTTCCTTTTATCCAGGGGAAGCCAACCTGATCCGGGCCGATATTGCCGTCATCAACAAGGTGGATACCGCAACGGCGGAAGCCGTAGAGGCGGTGGAAGAAAATATCCGGCAACTGAATCCGACGGCGAAGATTGTTTTTACAGCTTCCCCGGTTTTCCTGGACAATGCCGAAAGCCTGCGGGGCAGACGTGTGCTGGTCGTCGAGGATGGTCCCACGCTGACCCACGGGGGGATGTCCTATGGAGCGGGTGTCATTGCAGCGAGAAATGCAGGCGCCGCGGAGTTTGCCGATCCCCGGCCTTACGCGAAAGGCTCCCTCCGGGTAACCTTTCAGGAGTATCCTCATCTCGAAACGGTTCTTCCCGCCATGGGTTACTCGGAGAGGCAGATGGAGGAACTGAAGGAAACCATCGAGGCGACACCCTGTGATGTCGTCGTGATCGCCACGCCGGCGGACCTTCAATGGCGGCTGGCCCTGCGGAAACCCGCGGTCCGGGTGACTTATGAAATCGAGGAAACGGAGGAAAAACGGCTGAAGCACGCAATCGAGGAATTTGTCGGGCATGGGAAATAA
- a CDS encoding phosphate acyltransferase translates to MIGTFQKMIASARGGVRARLAVPLPIKQDLDLLCRVTEEGFILPVLIGDGGAMESLVKKSPLSSLEHEIVNVEDPGEALSTAITLVREGRADILMQGGIGQKPFMEEVLDAKNGLLKSKVASYASIVQFQRREKLVLVTDTFINNFPGIAEKQIILENALGLAGILGMEEPKVAVISAIEQVNPSIPSTLDAAALAKMAERGQFGKAVVDGPLDMDCALSRVAAARKNVRSVVTGNADIYLVPEIETGLPLVQALCFFGGMKTAGMMLGAKVPVIPDIPFISDEERAAELALAVLMTRKGGNHE, encoded by the coding sequence ATGATCGGGACATTTCAGAAAATGATTGCATCCGCAAGGGGCGGCGTCCGCGCCCGCCTGGCCGTTCCGTTGCCGATAAAGCAGGACCTGGATCTTCTCTGCCGGGTGACCGAAGAAGGGTTTATCCTTCCCGTGCTGATTGGTGATGGCGGGGCAATGGAAAGCCTGGTAAAAAAAAGTCCACTCTCCTCCCTGGAACACGAGATCGTGAATGTGGAAGATCCCGGCGAGGCGCTGAGCACGGCGATAACGCTTGTCCGGGAAGGCCGAGCGGACATCCTCATGCAGGGCGGCATTGGTCAGAAGCCCTTCATGGAGGAAGTCCTCGACGCGAAAAACGGATTATTGAAAAGCAAGGTTGCCAGTTATGCATCCATCGTTCAGTTTCAGCGCCGGGAGAAACTGGTTCTTGTGACCGATACCTTCATCAACAATTTTCCGGGAATCGCCGAAAAGCAGATCATCCTGGAAAACGCCCTGGGTCTTGCCGGCATTCTGGGAATGGAAGAACCGAAGGTCGCGGTTATCTCCGCTATCGAGCAGGTGAACCCCAGCATCCCCTCGACGCTCGATGCCGCCGCCCTGGCTAAAATGGCAGAAAGGGGACAGTTTGGGAAGGCTGTGGTTGACGGCCCCCTGGATATGGATTGCGCCCTGAGCCGGGTCGCGGCGGCGAGAAAAAACGTGCGCAGCGTCGTGACCGGTAACGCGGACATTTATCTCGTTCCAGAGATAGAAACCGGTCTTCCCCTCGTCCAGGCCCTCTGTTTTTTTGGCGGGATGAAAACGGCGGGCATGATGCTGGGCGCGAAAGTGCCGGTCATTCCGGATATTCCTTTCATTTCCGATGAGGAAAGGGCGGCGGAGCTCGCCCTTGCTGTTCTGATGACCCGCAAAGGAGGAAACCATGAATAA
- a CDS encoding potassium channel family protein encodes MSKIRESTLKLSPAVFTTYFQGESAKSNIRLLIRFIFFLAIMITFFSVAFHFLMAYEGREHSWITGFYWTLTVMTTLGFGDITFSSDLGRAFSILVLMSGVFLILTLLPFTFIKFFYAPWIEAEARNRAPSELPRETKDHVIITHHDPVTVALIEKLKDHRQDYVLLEEDFQRALQLYDAGFRVAVGNIDDPETYRKVWADQAALIVATNRDEINTNIAFTVRELSETVPIVTTADSPYSEDILQMAGSSKVLQLYDMLGRSLATWTIGGECRANIISRFDELIIAEFPALGTPLVGKTLAESALREKFGVTVVGIWERGKFDIPHAGSLISRNSVLVLAGSEENLAAYDEIYAFYHICQLSTNPVLIVGGGRVGCTIAEQFKERDMPYLIIEKNPRRLQEEMNYVVGDAADIRTLQNAWIEEASAAVITTHDDATNIYLTKYMRSLRPDMQLLSRANLDRNVSTLHRAGADFVMSYSSLGANAIFNFLKNEETLMLAEGLNIFRIKAPETLVGKSLAQSGIRERTACSVVAMKMEGVMMINPDPKMPIRRNAELILIGDYEGERKFLQWDENE; translated from the coding sequence GTGTCAAAAATCAGGGAGTCAACGTTGAAGTTAAGCCCGGCCGTATTCACCACCTATTTTCAGGGTGAGAGTGCCAAAAGCAATATCCGGTTGCTTATCCGATTCATTTTCTTCCTGGCCATCATGATCACGTTTTTCAGTGTCGCCTTCCATTTTCTCATGGCCTATGAAGGGCGGGAGCACTCCTGGATCACAGGTTTTTACTGGACGCTCACGGTAATGACTACCCTGGGTTTTGGAGACATCACCTTTTCATCGGATCTGGGGCGCGCTTTTTCCATACTGGTGCTTATGTCGGGGGTTTTCCTCATTCTCACCCTGCTTCCCTTTACCTTCATCAAGTTTTTCTATGCACCATGGATCGAGGCGGAAGCCAGAAACCGGGCGCCCAGTGAACTGCCGCGTGAAACGAAAGACCACGTAATCATCACTCACCACGATCCGGTGACGGTGGCCCTGATCGAAAAACTGAAAGATCACAGGCAGGACTATGTCCTTCTGGAGGAGGACTTCCAGCGCGCTCTGCAGCTTTACGACGCGGGGTTTCGCGTAGCTGTGGGGAACATCGACGATCCCGAGACTTATCGAAAGGTGTGGGCCGACCAGGCCGCCCTGATCGTTGCGACCAACCGTGATGAGATCAACACGAATATCGCTTTCACTGTTCGCGAACTGAGCGAGACCGTTCCGATCGTCACGACCGCTGATTCTCCCTATTCCGAGGACATCCTGCAGATGGCCGGAAGCTCGAAGGTGCTGCAACTGTATGACATGCTGGGGCGTTCCCTGGCGACTTGGACGATAGGCGGCGAATGCCGGGCCAATATCATCAGCCGGTTTGATGAGTTGATCATTGCCGAGTTTCCCGCCCTGGGCACTCCTCTGGTCGGGAAAACCCTGGCGGAAAGCGCGCTGAGAGAAAAGTTCGGGGTGACCGTGGTGGGGATCTGGGAACGGGGCAAATTTGATATTCCCCATGCGGGAAGCCTGATCAGTCGCAACAGCGTTCTGGTTCTGGCGGGTTCGGAGGAAAATCTGGCCGCCTATGACGAAATTTACGCCTTTTATCACATCTGTCAGCTTTCCACGAACCCGGTTCTCATCGTCGGGGGCGGCCGGGTGGGATGCACCATTGCGGAGCAGTTCAAGGAGAGGGACATGCCCTACCTCATTATCGAGAAGAATCCCCGAAGGCTTCAGGAGGAAATGAATTATGTCGTAGGGGATGCCGCGGATATCCGGACCCTTCAGAATGCCTGGATCGAGGAAGCTTCCGCAGCGGTGATCACGACCCATGACGATGCCACGAACATTTACCTGACGAAGTACATGCGGAGTCTGAGGCCGGATATGCAGCTTCTCAGCCGGGCGAACCTGGACCGCAACGTGTCCACGCTGCATCGTGCAGGCGCCGATTTCGTGATGTCCTACTCTTCCCTGGGAGCCAATGCCATCTTTAATTTTCTGAAGAACGAGGAAACCCTGATGCTGGCCGAAGGGCTGAATATTTTCCGTATCAAGGCACCGGAAACCCTTGTGGGTAAGAGCCTTGCCCAGTCAGGAATCCGGGAGCGGACAGCCTGTTCCGTCGTTGCCATGAAGATGGAGGGGGTCATGATGATCAATCCCGATCCGAAGATGCCGATTCGCCGAAATGCCGAATTGATCTTGATCGGTGATTATGAAGGAGAACGGAAATTCCTGCAGTGGGACGAGAATGAGTAA
- a CDS encoding phosphate acyltransferase gives MIRSLSDISRLALEKGPKKLAVLAPEDEEFMLAVKRSWEKGCIEPVLIGDRDKMARVAETVGFDISRFEQIVEHDRQTVSDLGIGMLFSGDVSVVSKGQITTSYVYRSIIRAEAKAASGMTVTVVSIWEVPGVDHLVGFTDSGVNIRPDFKTKVEILRNAVFLCHLLGYETPGIAVLSGRRTFGEDLPSYADYELLRRMAGSGCLGDCEILEATSIAEIFLGAGGRLKESFDGIDLSKTPHIFLAPCLDTANILAKLDLAMDIKRCSISVTSRGAVCIPARSDLSSAIEDQIEMGVVVADRIQEGVR, from the coding sequence ATGATCAGATCATTGAGTGACATTTCACGACTTGCACTGGAAAAAGGGCCGAAAAAGCTTGCCGTTCTCGCTCCTGAAGATGAAGAGTTCATGCTTGCCGTAAAAAGGAGCTGGGAAAAAGGATGCATCGAACCTGTCCTGATCGGGGACAGGGACAAGATGGCGCGGGTGGCGGAAACGGTTGGCTTCGATATTTCCAGGTTTGAGCAGATTGTCGAACACGACCGGCAGACCGTTTCCGATCTGGGGATCGGCATGCTCTTTTCCGGGGACGTTTCCGTTGTCAGTAAAGGCCAGATTACCACTTCCTATGTCTACCGTTCGATCATTCGGGCGGAGGCGAAAGCCGCGTCGGGCATGACAGTCACCGTCGTTTCCATCTGGGAGGTTCCGGGGGTCGATCATCTTGTCGGCTTCACGGATTCCGGAGTCAATATCCGGCCGGATTTCAAGACCAAGGTGGAGATTTTGCGGAACGCCGTTTTTCTCTGCCATCTGCTGGGGTATGAAACGCCCGGAATCGCTGTCCTTTCCGGACGAAGGACTTTCGGAGAGGATTTGCCCTCCTATGCCGACTATGAATTGCTGCGAAGGATGGCCGGATCGGGATGCCTTGGGGATTGCGAGATCCTGGAGGCGACCTCCATCGCCGAAATCTTTCTGGGCGCGGGAGGCCGTCTGAAGGAATCCTTCGACGGGATCGATCTCTCGAAAACGCCTCACATATTTCTTGCTCCCTGCCTCGATACGGCAAATATCCTGGCCAAGCTCGATCTTGCCATGGATATAAAGCGCTGTTCCATATCCGTGACCTCGCGGGGGGCCGTCTGCATTCCGGCCCGATCGGACCTGAGCAGCGCGATCGAAGATCAGATTGAAATGGGCGTCGTTGTGGCCGACCGAATTCAAGAGGGGGTGAGATGA
- the buk gene encoding butyrate kinase, with the protein MNKACSLLVINVGSTSTKAAWFQGREPAALETIRYQSEDLAPYASLREQLPLREKGLLDFLKKNSLDPEAVDLFISRGGLGNPAPAGVYRIDEVMCEDLLEGRYGKHPSALGPAMALNLSKRYGKPAIVVDPPSTDEFHPLARISGLPEIERKSVFHALNQKAAARRLASDLDKRYEALNLIVAHLGGGITIGAHRNGKVIDCTHGLGEGPLTPERAGALPTMDLIDLVFSGNKDRKTISDALVGKGGLCAYLGTTDATEVLGKILAGDERAKLIFEAMAYQIAKEIGAMATVLEGRIDGIVLTGGLANVEMLTDWIRGRVQFIAPVFVYPGEDEMAALAEGGLRVLLKEEDVKPYRHTG; encoded by the coding sequence ATGAATAAGGCCTGTTCCCTGCTTGTGATCAACGTCGGGTCGACATCGACAAAAGCGGCCTGGTTTCAGGGAAGAGAACCGGCGGCCCTGGAAACGATCCGGTATCAAAGCGAAGATCTGGCCCCCTATGCCTCTCTGCGCGAGCAGTTGCCTCTTCGGGAAAAGGGGCTCCTCGATTTTCTGAAAAAGAATTCACTCGATCCGGAAGCGGTCGATCTGTTCATAAGCCGCGGCGGTCTGGGCAATCCGGCGCCGGCAGGCGTTTACCGGATTGACGAGGTCATGTGCGAGGACCTGCTGGAAGGAAGATACGGGAAACATCCTTCGGCTCTTGGGCCGGCGATGGCTCTGAACCTCTCGAAACGATACGGAAAACCGGCCATTGTCGTCGATCCGCCGAGTACCGATGAATTTCATCCTCTGGCCAGAATTTCGGGCCTTCCGGAAATAGAGCGCAAGAGCGTTTTTCACGCCCTGAACCAGAAGGCCGCCGCACGGCGCCTCGCTTCGGACCTCGATAAAAGATATGAAGCGCTGAACCTCATTGTTGCCCACCTGGGCGGCGGCATCACCATCGGCGCCCATCGCAACGGCAAAGTGATCGATTGCACCCATGGCCTGGGAGAGGGTCCCCTGACGCCGGAGCGAGCCGGCGCCCTGCCGACGATGGATCTGATCGACCTGGTTTTTTCTGGAAATAAGGACAGGAAAACGATTTCGGATGCACTTGTGGGAAAAGGGGGGCTCTGCGCCTATCTGGGAACGACCGACGCAACCGAAGTCCTGGGCAAGATCCTGGCGGGAGATGAAAGGGCGAAGTTGATTTTTGAAGCCATGGCTTATCAGATCGCCAAGGAGATCGGCGCCATGGCCACCGTTCTGGAAGGGCGAATCGATGGAATCGTCCTGACGGGCGGGCTGGCCAATGTGGAGATGCTGACGGACTGGATCCGGGGGCGGGTTCAATTCATCGCCCCCGTCTTCGTCTATCCCGGCGAGGACGAAATGGCAGCCCTTGCCGAAGGCGGCCTGAGGGTGCTGCTGAAGGAAGAAGACGTGAAGCCATACCGGCACACAGGCTGA
- a CDS encoding carbamate kinase: protein MGNNISIISLGGNAILRRGERGTVEEQFRNADACMAEVAGMLASGRKVVITHGNGPIVGNIVIRGECAGNTIPPMPLYYSDADSEGGIGFMIQQTLYNRLMMIREVKEVVTIITQVVVDADDPAFTHPTKPIGPYYREEEAEVLRKERGWTLVGQAGGYRRVVPSPRPKRVIEKDVIQRLALEGVVVIAAGGGGVPVVETSEGMLRGIDAVIDKDLTTSVLATEIGAENIVILTDVERVYLKFGKAEQKGIGHVTLRDIRRFHEEGHFPPGSMGPKIEAAIRFLEAGGRRVVITLPERMGAALEGRAGTTIIPGQGHLTA, encoded by the coding sequence ATGGGAAATAACATCAGCATCATCTCCCTGGGTGGCAATGCCATCCTGAGACGCGGTGAGCGGGGCACCGTCGAGGAACAGTTTCGCAACGCCGATGCCTGCATGGCCGAGGTGGCCGGAATGCTTGCCTCGGGGCGCAAGGTGGTCATTACCCACGGCAACGGGCCGATTGTGGGAAACATAGTCATCCGGGGAGAGTGTGCGGGAAACACCATTCCTCCCATGCCGCTTTATTACTCCGATGCCGATTCCGAGGGCGGAATCGGGTTCATGATACAGCAGACCCTGTACAATCGACTCATGATGATCCGCGAAGTCAAGGAGGTGGTGACGATCATCACTCAGGTCGTCGTCGATGCTGACGATCCGGCCTTTACACACCCGACCAAACCCATCGGTCCCTACTACCGGGAAGAGGAGGCGGAGGTTCTGCGGAAGGAAAGGGGATGGACGCTGGTCGGGCAGGCCGGCGGCTATCGGCGGGTGGTGCCTTCACCGAGGCCGAAACGGGTGATCGAGAAGGACGTCATTCAACGGCTCGCACTTGAAGGCGTCGTGGTGATCGCCGCCGGCGGTGGAGGTGTGCCGGTGGTGGAGACATCCGAGGGAATGCTCCGGGGCATCGACGCCGTCATAGACAAAGACTTGACGACGAGCGTACTGGCTACGGAAATCGGCGCGGAGAACATCGTCATTCTGACGGATGTGGAGCGGGTTTATCTCAAATTCGGCAAAGCAGAACAGAAGGGTATTGGTCATGTAACGCTTCGGGATATCAGGAGATTCCATGAGGAGGGTCACTTTCCGCCGGGAAGTATGGGACCCAAGATCGAGGCGGCGATCCGCTTTCTCGAGGCCGGGGGAAGGCGGGTCGTCATCACCCTTCCCGAGCGGATGGGAGCTGCGCTGGAGGGGAGGGCGGGAACGACGATTATCCCCGGTCAGGGACATCTCACGGCATGA